The proteins below are encoded in one region of Sphingobacterium sp. R2:
- a CDS encoding DNA replication/repair protein RecF → MWLKQLSVLNFKNYAESSLEFLPEVNAFTGDNGVGKTNLLDAIHYLSLCKSYFNPIDSQHIKSGNDWFMVQGEFNKESTSDFISCSLKKNQKKQFKKNKKDYPRLADHIGLFPLVMISPNDSIIVTDGSEERRKFVDNVISQTDNKYLDTLIIYNKFLAQRNSLLKQARQTSVLDLGLIEILNFQLEEVGNIIFQKRRSFMEEFQPEFDRHYQFLTDDAESVQLHYESPLMTDSFLRILEKNLERDRMLERTTQGIHKDDLIFTIHGGMPLKKFGSQGQQKSFLIALKLAQYSYLQHKKGFKPLLLLDDIFDKLDDRRTHKLMQMVSEDDFGQIFLTDTDSKRIERIFEEINRPVRIFDIVGGQVNV, encoded by the coding sequence ATGTGGCTCAAGCAACTTTCTGTTCTAAATTTCAAAAATTACGCGGAATCATCTTTGGAATTCCTTCCTGAGGTAAATGCATTTACAGGTGATAATGGGGTTGGAAAAACGAATCTTTTGGATGCGATTCATTATTTATCCCTTTGTAAAAGTTATTTCAATCCGATCGATTCACAGCACATCAAGTCAGGTAACGACTGGTTTATGGTACAGGGAGAGTTTAATAAGGAATCAACCAGTGATTTTATATCTTGTAGCCTAAAAAAAAATCAAAAGAAGCAGTTTAAAAAAAACAAGAAGGATTATCCTAGATTGGCTGATCATATCGGTTTGTTTCCTTTGGTGATGATTTCCCCAAACGATAGTATCATCGTCACAGATGGGAGTGAAGAACGTAGAAAGTTTGTGGATAATGTAATTTCCCAAACAGACAATAAATATTTAGATACGCTGATTATTTATAATAAGTTTTTAGCTCAACGTAACAGCCTTCTTAAACAAGCGCGTCAAACTAGTGTACTTGATCTTGGACTAATTGAAATTCTTAATTTTCAACTTGAAGAAGTTGGAAATATTATTTTTCAAAAAAGAAGATCCTTTATGGAGGAGTTTCAGCCTGAGTTTGACCGACATTATCAGTTCCTCACTGACGACGCGGAGTCCGTACAATTGCACTATGAATCGCCTTTAATGACTGATTCTTTTTTACGTATTTTGGAGAAGAACTTGGAGCGTGACCGTATGTTAGAACGTACCACGCAGGGTATACATAAGGATGATCTAATATTTACAATTCACGGTGGAATGCCTTTGAAAAAATTTGGTTCTCAAGGGCAACAAAAATCTTTTTTAATTGCGCTAAAACTTGCTCAATATTCTTATTTGCAACATAAAAAGGGTTTTAAGCCTCTGCTTCTTTTGGATGATATCTTCGATAAACTAGATGATCGTAGAACACACAAATTGATGCAAATGGTTTCCGAAGATGATTTTGGACAGATTTTCCTAACCGATACAGATTCAAAAAGAATTGAGCGAATATTTGAGGAAATCAACCGTCCTGTTCGTATATTTGATATTGTAGGAGGACAAGTCAATGTATAA
- a CDS encoding DUF4834 family protein, which translates to MAFLKFILIAFAVYFVVRFLFKLFLPFAMRKAAEKLMKKAQQQGGAYNSQGQGGTFYYEFNGQRQEQAKRSQPEGKVHVDYIPPKEGVERKGTETAGEFVDFEEIK; encoded by the coding sequence ATGGCATTTTTAAAATTTATACTTATTGCATTCGCTGTTTACTTTGTAGTAAGATTCTTATTTAAATTATTTTTACCTTTCGCGATGCGCAAAGCAGCTGAGAAGTTAATGAAAAAAGCGCAGCAACAGGGTGGAGCATATAATAGCCAAGGGCAAGGCGGAACATTTTATTATGAATTTAACGGTCAACGTCAAGAGCAAGCCAAAAGGTCGCAGCCCGAAGGTAAGGTGCATGTAGATTACATTCCGCCAAAAGAAGGTGTCGAACGTAAAGGTACAGAAACGGCTGGCGAGTTTGTCGATTTTGAGGAAATTAAATAA
- the tilS gene encoding tRNA lysidine(34) synthetase TilS, producing MNVLERLKGYIEKEHLLMPHHKVLLTVSGGKDSMLMAHLFVKAGYTLAIAHCNFKLRGTDSDADEALVRTFATENNVPIFVRHFDTKTYAKERQISIQMAARELRYAWFEKLRHEMDFDRIAVAHHLNDHIETVLLNLCRGTGLQGLQGILPVRERIIRPLLFLKASEIEHFVNMYGISYRDDQSNFSTKYARNKIRIDIIPHFQKLQPDFEMVFEQNIQHFKESYQLLQQFVEPIRKLLFFPTGAGWEVRKEDLEPYLDNLPLLYELFSPFNFSKAILSDLQQAWVRESGRIFQSDCYHMLLDRNELFIREKEFVSADEGLITSETSTVEWKQYCFHAEVSTDVTIVQATEVAKLEYDLLVFPLTIRSWKVGDSFYPLGMEGRKKLSDFFINKKISLFEKENIPIVVNGNGDILWVANYRIDNRYKITSNTKKVLTLVCRTD from the coding sequence ATGAATGTGCTGGAAAGACTAAAGGGCTATATTGAAAAGGAGCATTTGTTGATGCCCCATCATAAGGTATTGCTTACAGTGAGTGGAGGAAAGGATTCGATGCTTATGGCACATCTGTTTGTAAAAGCGGGGTATACCCTTGCTATTGCACATTGTAATTTTAAATTGAGGGGTACGGATTCTGATGCGGACGAAGCATTGGTTAGAACGTTCGCCACGGAAAATAATGTCCCGATATTTGTGCGGCATTTTGATACAAAAACCTATGCGAAAGAGCGACAGATTTCGATTCAAATGGCTGCCCGTGAACTTCGTTACGCCTGGTTTGAGAAATTGCGACATGAAATGGACTTCGATCGAATTGCAGTTGCTCATCATCTGAATGATCATATCGAAACGGTTCTATTAAACCTTTGTCGCGGAACTGGTCTTCAGGGACTTCAGGGTATTCTCCCTGTCCGGGAACGCATCATTCGACCCTTACTTTTCCTAAAGGCCAGCGAAATTGAACATTTTGTTAATATGTACGGTATTTCCTATCGAGATGATCAATCCAATTTTTCAACAAAATATGCCCGAAATAAAATACGGATTGATATTATTCCGCATTTTCAAAAGCTTCAGCCAGATTTCGAAATGGTCTTCGAGCAGAATATCCAACATTTTAAAGAGTCTTATCAACTGCTGCAGCAATTTGTAGAGCCTATTCGCAAACTGCTTTTTTTTCCTACTGGCGCTGGGTGGGAGGTTCGGAAAGAAGATTTAGAACCTTATCTTGATAATCTACCACTGCTCTATGAGCTATTCTCGCCCTTTAATTTCTCAAAGGCGATATTAAGTGATCTCCAACAGGCATGGGTAAGAGAATCGGGGCGTATTTTTCAATCTGATTGCTACCATATGCTCTTGGACAGAAATGAACTTTTTATTCGAGAGAAGGAATTTGTTTCTGCTGATGAGGGGTTGATTACCTCCGAAACTTCAACCGTGGAGTGGAAGCAGTATTGCTTTCATGCTGAGGTTTCTACAGATGTAACTATTGTCCAAGCGACAGAGGTTGCGAAGCTGGAGTATGATTTATTGGTTTTTCCTCTCACGATTCGATCGTGGAAAGTTGGCGATAGCTTTTATCCTTTAGGTATGGAAGGCCGTAAGAAGCTGAGCGATTTTTTTATCAATAAGAAGATCAGCTTATTTGAAAAAGAAAATATTCCGATCGTGGTGAATGGAAACGGAGATATTCTTTGGGTAGCAAATTATCGGATAGACAATCGTTATAAAATTACCTCCAATACAAAAAAAGTCCTTACTTTAGTTTGCAGAACTGATTAG
- a CDS encoding DUF721 domain-containing protein, which translates to MYKKHAKKSLEFIRSSDDITIKEGVERLLEAYKLRRKFDETSIASVWPQLIGRAIANRTQQLYVRDKKLFVRVESAVIKNELALMRRQILGRVNEYVGHVIIEEVVIL; encoded by the coding sequence ATGTATAAGAAGCACGCTAAGAAAAGCCTGGAATTTATTCGTTCAAGCGATGATATCACGATTAAGGAGGGAGTTGAACGTCTTCTTGAGGCTTATAAACTGCGCAGGAAATTTGACGAAACATCGATCGCTTCCGTTTGGCCTCAATTGATCGGTAGAGCTATTGCTAATCGCACTCAGCAGCTATATGTTCGTGATAAAAAACTGTTTGTACGTGTCGAGTCTGCTGTTATTAAAAATGAATTGGCGCTTATGCGACGACAAATTTTAGGAAGGGTAAATGAATATGTAGGTCACGTCATTATTGAAGAAGTCGTGATTTTATAA
- a CDS encoding Crp/Fnr family transcriptional regulator, translating to MFDQLFQDFFPISEASALKLFSNFARIELKRGDYLIKAGDYSSNLFVIESGLIRQYAWSKKGEFTQWIGTTNHFVTDLASFIFGRASRWNFQCISDCTVYRLSKSDYQRMESEIEEWNKFEKAFLAKCFCTMEQRISDFICLTAEERYVQYFEQHKLLFQQVPLQYIASVLGMSPETLSRIRTKISS from the coding sequence ATGTTTGATCAACTCTTCCAAGATTTTTTCCCTATTTCTGAGGCTAGTGCCTTAAAACTTTTCTCAAACTTCGCGCGTATTGAATTAAAACGTGGTGATTATTTGATCAAGGCGGGCGATTATTCTTCCAACCTGTTTGTGATAGAATCCGGATTAATCCGTCAATATGCTTGGTCAAAAAAAGGAGAGTTTACGCAATGGATAGGTACAACGAATCATTTTGTGACAGATCTAGCTTCTTTCATCTTTGGCAGGGCTTCCAGATGGAATTTCCAATGCATTAGCGATTGTACGGTATACCGTTTGTCAAAGTCCGATTACCAGCGGATGGAATCCGAAATTGAGGAATGGAATAAATTTGAGAAGGCTTTTTTAGCCAAATGCTTTTGTACAATGGAGCAGCGCATTTCGGATTTCATTTGTCTAACGGCGGAGGAGAGATATGTCCAATACTTTGAACAACATAAATTATTATTCCAACAAGTTCCTCTTCAATATATCGCCTCCGTTTTGGGTATGAGCCCAGAAACCTTGAGTCGTATTCGAACAAAAATAAGTTCTTGA